The DNA window CCGGGTCCACGCGGGATCGGCCGCGAGGTCATCGAACGCGCGCCCGGTCCAGGCTCCGAAGTCGATCTCGGTGAGCTCCGGCAGCACCTGGGGCGTGCATCCGTTCGCGCGCGCGATCGCGGCGGCGGTCTCCATGCAGCGCTCGAGCGGACTCGTGTAGAGCCGGTCGATGCGCGCTCCCGCGAGCCACGTTCCCAGCCGGCGCGCCTCGAGCGCGCCGCGCGCGTTCAACGACACGCCCGGCATGCGGCCGGCGAGCCGGGCCCCCAGGAGATCGTGCGAGGCGTGGCGGACCCAGAGGAAGGCCGTCATCGGCGCCGGCATTCCCGGGGGTTCGCTCGAGCCGTACGAGGTCAACGCAGGTACGCGTAATTGGGAGCGATGCGATCCTCGTCCCGGCTCGTTCGCCGATCCCGGAACGCACGACTCGCGCCGTACACGAGCGCCACCGCTCCGAGAGCGCCCGCGAAATACTGGACGGCCCGGGGCCAGCGGTTGGGGAGCCAGGAGGGCCCGCCCTCGCCCTTGCGGGACATCCCCCCCTGGAGCGCGGGGACGTGCTCCCCGGTCTCGTGCTCCTCGAGGCGATTCTCCACGTCCACGACTCCCGGCACGGACTGGACGGCGGCGATCAGGGACTGGGTCTCGCTTCGCAGGATGGGCCCCGAGAGGGTGACCGCGCCGCCGATCGATTCCACCTCGACGGCGCCCGGATGGGAGACGACCCGGCCGAGCCTCGCGCGGACCCGCTCCTCGATCACCGTGTCGGGCGCGCCTCCGCTTCTCAGCCGGGAGGCGGCGTCGGCGATCCGCCCGCGCGCGCGGTTCCGGAGGTCGCGCCCCGCCTTGCCGACGACGCGGCTCGAGCGATGCCATGCGCGCACACCCTTGTCACGCACGCGAGCGCGTCTCCGTCCGCCTTCGGACGGGTCCATCAGGTACATGAGACCCGCTCCGAGCATGAGTCCTCGGGTGAACGTTCCGGATATCTTCATGAGAGCCTCCTTGCGTCGTTGCGGCGTGGCCGTGTCGCCGATCGAGATGCGATCTCGCGATGGAGCGCACGAGCAACGCCCGTGCCGTCTGTCGTGAGAACGTTGCGCTTGCGGGCCCACGCCTTAGGAGACGCTCGTAGCGGTTGTCGCGCGAGTGTCTTGTAATTTCTTCCGGCGGGTTCTGATTCCCTTGACAGGAGTCGCACGCGGGAGGACCGTTTAGGGAGCAAACTCAGTTCACCGGAGACCCCATGGACACACCGACGCGCCCGCCGGCTCCTCCCGGCGGTTCTCGTGATTCCGAGCAGTTCGCCGACCTTCCTCCGCTCTGGCAGATGGAGCGGCTCCAGACCGTCTACCGCCTGACGGACGACGTGAGCCGCGCGCGCGGTCTCGAGGAGATCTACGAGGCCGCCCTCCGTGGGCTCGAGCGCGCGCTCGCGACCGAGCGCGCGTCCATCCTCCTCTTCGACGACGACGGCGTGATGCGCTTCAAGGCGTGGCACGGTCTCTCGGACGGATACCGCCGCGCGGTGGAGGGGCACTCCCCCTGGTCCCGCGACGCGTACAATCCGCAGCCGGTCGTCGTGGCGGACACGGAAGAGGACGAGTCGGTGCGGAGCTACCTGGAGCTCTTCCGGTCCGAGGGGATCCGCGCGCTCGGGTTCATCCCGCTCCTCTCGCGAGGGCGGCTCATCGGGAAGTTCATGGTGTACTTCGGACGGCCCCACCCGCTCGACGAGGAAGAGCTCCGGCTCGCGCAGACGATCGCGAGGCACGTAGCCTTTGCGGTGGAGCGCCGGCGCGACGAGGAACGACTCGCTCTCTACCGCGAGATCTTCGCCCACTCGAGCGAGGCGATCGCGATCCTCGACGCGGACGGGGAGTACACGGAGCAGAATGCGGCGCACCGGAGGCTCCTCGGGTACGAGGACGAGGATCTGGCGGGCCGCACGCCCGCGATCCACCTGGGACAGGTAGCGTTCCGCGACGAGATGCGCGTGCTCGGCGAGGACGGAATCTACCGGAAGGACGTGGTGTCGATCTCCAAGTCCGGGCAGCCGCTCGACCTCGAGCTCTCCGCATTCGCGGTCCTCGACGAGTCGGGGAAGCCGCGGTGCTTCGTCGGGGTCAAGCGCGACATTCGTGCCCGGAAGCGCACGGAGGAGGCCCTCCAGTTCCTCGCCGGCGCGAGCGCCGCGCTCGACCGCTCGCTCGAATACGAGGAGACGGTCCGGCGCCTCGCGTCGCTCACGGTGCCGCGGCTCGCCGACTGGGCGGTCCTCGAGGTGCTGGACGAGTCCGGCACGCTGCGCCCCGGCGCGGTGGTCCACCGCGATCCCGCGCTCGACGAGACGGTGTCACGCCTCTTCGAGGTGCTCTCGGTGCCGGCGCGCGCCGAAGGCGTGCGGCGTGTTCCTTCCTCCCCCGCGCGGCGCACGCGCGCCGCGGAGATCCTGGGCGACGCGACGGCGTCGGATCCGAGAACCGGACCGCTCCTCCAGCGACTCGGCCTCGTCGCGGCGCTCGCGGTGCCGCTGCGCGCACGGGGACGCCTGCTCGGGCTCCTGACCCTCGTCTCCTCGGAGCGTCTCTACGAGGAGCGCGACCTGGCGCTCGCCGAGGACTTCGCCAATCGAGGGTCCATGGCGCTCGACAACGCGAGGCTCTACCGCGAAGCGCAGGAGTCGGACCGCCGCAAGGAGGAGTTCCTGGCGGTGCTCGCGCACGAGCTGCGCAATCCGATGACGCCGCTCCTCACCTGTCTGGAGCTCATGCGCACCGGCGAGGCCGACCCGGAATCCCTCGCGCGCTGGCGGGAGATCATGGAACGCCAGGTGCGGAATCTCACCCGCCTCGTGGACGATCTCCTCGACGTGTCGCGCATCACGCGCGGGAAGATCGAGCTCCAGAAGGAGGGCGTCGATCTCCGGAGCGTGGTCGAACGCGCGGTCGAGGTCGTGCGACCCCTGATGCAGAGCCGGTCGATCCAGCTCGAGGTCTCGGTGGGACCGGGGCTCTCGCTCGAGGCGGATCCGCTCCGACTCGAGCAGATCCTCGCGAACCTCCTCCACAACGCGGTCAAGTACACGCCCGAGGGAGGGCGTGTGAGCGTTCGGGGGGCGCGCGAAGGCCGGATGGTCTCGGTCCAGGTCGAGGACGACGGTGTCGGCATCGATCCGGACCTCCTGCCCCGCCTCTTCGACCTCTTCATGCAGGGAAACCGCACCTCCAGCGGGCTCGGGATCGGGCTCACGCTCGTGCGGACGCTCGTGGAGCTGCACGGCGGGACGGTGCGGGCCTCGAGCGGAGGTCCGGGGAAGGGGAGCCAGTTCGAGGTGCGCTTGCCGATGGGGGAGGCGACGGACGAAGCGCCGGCGATCGTCACGAGGATCGCCGCGCGGCCGGGCGTTTCACGCCGTGTCCTGGTCGTGGACGACAATACGGACGCCGCGCTCCTGCTGGGCGAGGTCCTCCGGATGCGAGGCCACGACGTGCACCTCGCGCACGACGGCGCCTCGGCCCTCGCGCTCGCCGCGAAGATCGCTCCCGAGATCGTGCTCCTGGATCTCGGCCTCCCGGACCTGGACGGCTACGAAGTGGCCGCGCGGCTCCGGAACGAGCTCGGACTCAAGGAGAGCCTGATCGTCGCGGTCACGGGATTCGGACAGGAGCACCATCGCGCGCGTAGCGCGGAGACGGGTTTCTCCCACCACGTCGTGAAGCCGATCGACCTCGACCAGCTGGACCGCATCCTCGAGCGGCACGCGAGCGAGGCGGCCGCGCGCTCCCGGAAGGTGGAGGAGGCGCCGGCCTAGCGCGAGCGCGGCGGCTTCCGGCCGGGTGCGCGGTTCCCGCGAGTCCTGGCCGCCACGGCGGCGCGAAGGTCGACCCCCAAGCGCTCCATCTCGCGAGGTCCTCCTCGTTCCCGGCGGCTCGCCCACGAGCGTGATCCGGGGCGGGAGGAATTGAAGCGCGCTCACGCCCACCGTACGATCGTTCCTGAGAACCAGGATACGGGACGCCGCGCCTCGACGTGGGGTCCGTGACGTATTCCCCTCACAC is part of the Candidatus Eisenbacteria bacterium genome and encodes:
- a CDS encoding GAF domain-containing protein, with product MDTPTRPPAPPGGSRDSEQFADLPPLWQMERLQTVYRLTDDVSRARGLEEIYEAALRGLERALATERASILLFDDDGVMRFKAWHGLSDGYRRAVEGHSPWSRDAYNPQPVVVADTEEDESVRSYLELFRSEGIRALGFIPLLSRGRLIGKFMVYFGRPHPLDEEELRLAQTIARHVAFAVERRRDEERLALYREIFAHSSEAIAILDADGEYTEQNAAHRRLLGYEDEDLAGRTPAIHLGQVAFRDEMRVLGEDGIYRKDVVSISKSGQPLDLELSAFAVLDESGKPRCFVGVKRDIRARKRTEEALQFLAGASAALDRSLEYEETVRRLASLTVPRLADWAVLEVLDESGTLRPGAVVHRDPALDETVSRLFEVLSVPARAEGVRRVPSSPARRTRAAEILGDATASDPRTGPLLQRLGLVAALAVPLRARGRLLGLLTLVSSERLYEERDLALAEDFANRGSMALDNARLYREAQESDRRKEEFLAVLAHELRNPMTPLLTCLELMRTGEADPESLARWREIMERQVRNLTRLVDDLLDVSRITRGKIELQKEGVDLRSVVERAVEVVRPLMQSRSIQLEVSVGPGLSLEADPLRLEQILANLLHNAVKYTPEGGRVSVRGAREGRMVSVQVEDDGVGIDPDLLPRLFDLFMQGNRTSSGLGIGLTLVRTLVELHGGTVRASSGGPGKGSQFEVRLPMGEATDEAPAIVTRIAARPGVSRRVLVVDDNTDAALLLGEVLRMRGHDVHLAHDGASALALAAKIAPEIVLLDLGLPDLDGYEVAARLRNELGLKESLIVAVTGFGQEHHRARSAETGFSHHVVKPIDLDQLDRILERHASEAAARSRKVEEAPA
- a CDS encoding BON domain-containing protein, whose product is MKISGTFTRGLMLGAGLMYLMDPSEGGRRRARVRDKGVRAWHRSSRVVGKAGRDLRNRARGRIADAASRLRSGGAPDTVIEERVRARLGRVVSHPGAVEVESIGGAVTLSGPILRSETQSLIAAVQSVPGVVDVENRLEEHETGEHVPALQGGMSRKGEGGPSWLPNRWPRAVQYFAGALGAVALVYGASRAFRDRRTSRDEDRIAPNYAYLR